Proteins co-encoded in one bacterium genomic window:
- the tatC gene encoding twin-arginine translocase subunit TatC — MMTHDKEMTLIEHLEELRQRLTYAIVGLLIGSGVGLVFVDVLLHLLLRPLGGIKLTTLTVLEPFLVKMKVAFLFGIGVSMPWIVYQMFAFIAPALTDHERRRVVPIALLAGVLFACGVVFAYVFVLPISTHWLISQAGSQFNVLITANAYITYILFFLAIVGGTFETPLLILSLAMLGIVSPRTLRKEWRIAYMIAAGIAVLGTPDWSPVTMILVFIPMALLYEFSLILCRIFVRPAAPQPAHTPGM; from the coding sequence ATGATGACGCACGACAAAGAGATGACCCTCATCGAGCACTTGGAGGAGCTGCGGCAGCGGCTCACCTACGCCATTGTCGGGTTGCTCATCGGGAGCGGGGTGGGACTGGTCTTCGTGGACGTCCTGCTGCATCTCTTGCTCCGGCCGCTCGGTGGGATCAAGCTCACCACCCTGACGGTGCTCGAGCCGTTCCTCGTGAAGATGAAGGTCGCGTTCCTGTTCGGGATCGGGGTAAGCATGCCGTGGATCGTCTATCAGATGTTCGCGTTCATTGCTCCCGCGCTCACCGACCACGAACGGCGCCGCGTCGTCCCCATCGCGCTTCTCGCCGGCGTGCTGTTCGCGTGCGGCGTCGTGTTCGCGTACGTCTTCGTCCTCCCCATCAGCACGCACTGGCTCATCTCGCAGGCGGGCAGTCAGTTCAACGTGCTGATCACCGCGAACGCGTACATCACCTACATCCTGTTCTTTCTGGCGATCGTCGGCGGGACGTTCGAGACGCCGCTGTTGATCCTGTCCCTCGCGATGCTGGGGATCGTCAGCCCCCGGACCCTCCGCAAGGAGTGGCGGATCGCGTACATGATCGCGGCCGGGATCGCCGTGTTGGGGACCCCGGACTGGAGCCCCGTCACCATGATCCTGGTGTTCATCCCGATGGCGCTGCTGTACGAGTTCAGCCTGATTCTGTGCCGGATCTTCGTCCGGCCGGCGGCCCCTCAGCCCGCCCACACGCCCGGTATGTAG
- a CDS encoding FAD-dependent oxidoreductase, whose product MTGSLRLRVIAGVLLCAVCLVVPGAWSAASVPPPSFPYQCSVTVPVYVAGGTPAGVAAAVAAARMGEPVFMTEARPYLGGDLTGPMLNMLDMDYGHDGQQLAQGVFLEIYQRLGMTFDIDVAKRVFLDEVRKEPLITLRTLTRPVAAIVDGPWIRGIIVQNLLTHQEETVCAKRIIDATDDADVSAMAGVPYALGRESSGIDRTMMSSTLVFELGGVNWRQVMAYVSGRSHAMLRTAGMYRGNVWGYDTIMRQYHPTQPGVAIYDLNIGAQSNHSVLINGLLVFDVDGTDPVSVADGMRRGRLELPALVEYLREMAPGFDHAFLIRSADYLYVRETRHIRGLYTLTAQDIVASRVFWDAVGVASYPIDLHPYRPGEFNPFAARRYVYTIPLRCLVPYGLGNLLVASRSISATYEAAGSARVVPTTMEEGQAAGLAAVISIDNRTSFRQMALSPELVHSLQGALHAQGAYLLPETLAAVGHSVRVLGGRPPVAPTPIAQSRAHP is encoded by the coding sequence GTGACAGGGTCCCTTCGCCTCCGTGTGATCGCGGGTGTGTTGCTGTGCGCAGTGTGCCTCGTGGTTCCAGGCGCGTGGAGCGCGGCGAGCGTTCCACCGCCCTCGTTCCCCTACCAGTGCTCCGTCACGGTCCCGGTGTACGTCGCGGGCGGGACACCAGCGGGGGTCGCGGCGGCCGTCGCGGCGGCCCGCATGGGAGAGCCGGTGTTCATGACCGAGGCACGTCCGTACCTGGGCGGCGACTTGACCGGCCCCATGCTGAACATGCTCGATATGGACTACGGCCACGACGGGCAGCAGCTGGCCCAGGGCGTCTTCCTGGAGATCTACCAGCGGTTAGGGATGACATTCGACATCGACGTGGCCAAGCGCGTGTTCCTCGACGAGGTCCGCAAGGAGCCCTTGATCACGCTCCGAACGCTGACACGCCCGGTGGCCGCGATCGTCGATGGACCGTGGATCAGGGGCATCATCGTCCAGAACCTCCTGACGCACCAAGAGGAGACGGTCTGCGCGAAGCGGATCATCGACGCGACGGACGACGCGGACGTCTCCGCGATGGCGGGCGTGCCCTACGCCCTCGGGCGCGAGAGTTCGGGCATCGACCGGACGATGATGTCCTCGACGCTCGTGTTCGAACTCGGTGGCGTGAACTGGCGGCAGGTCATGGCGTACGTGAGCGGCCGGAGTCATGCGATGCTTCGCACCGCCGGGATGTATCGCGGAAACGTCTGGGGCTACGACACGATCATGCGGCAGTATCATCCGACGCAGCCCGGCGTCGCCATCTACGATCTCAACATCGGCGCGCAGAGCAACCATTCCGTACTGATCAACGGCCTACTAGTCTTCGATGTCGACGGCACCGACCCCGTGTCCGTGGCGGACGGCATGCGCCGCGGGCGTCTGGAGCTTCCGGCGCTGGTCGAGTACCTTCGCGAGATGGCGCCCGGATTCGACCACGCCTTCCTGATCCGGTCCGCAGACTACCTCTACGTGCGGGAGACGCGGCACATCCGCGGCCTGTACACGCTGACCGCGCAGGACATCGTGGCGAGCCGGGTGTTCTGGGACGCGGTCGGCGTCGCAAGCTATCCGATCGACCTGCATCCATACCGGCCCGGCGAGTTCAACCCGTTCGCGGCGAGGCGGTACGTCTACACGATTCCGCTGAGGTGCCTCGTGCCCTACGGCCTGGGCAACCTGCTCGTCGCCAGCCGGTCGATCTCCGCGACCTATGAGGCCGCCGGCTCGGCGCGCGTCGTGCCGACGACGATGGAGGAGGGCCAGGCCGCCGGTCTGGCCGCGGTGATCTCCATTGACAACCGCACCTCGTTCCGCCAGATGGCGCTCTCCCCGGAGCTCGTGCACAGTCTGCAGGGGGCGCTGCACGCGCAGGGGGCGTACCTGCTTCCCGAGACGCTCGCGGCGGTGGGACATTCGGTGCGGGTTCTCGGCGGCCGTCCGCCGGTGGCGCCGACGCCGATCGCACAGTCGCGCGCGCACCCGTAG
- a CDS encoding sulfite oxidase-like oxidoreductase, which produces MADTTRLKLPPGQTKTEKWPVLHYGGMPRVDQATWIFEVTGEVETPVRWTWDEFSRLPRALVRCDIHCVTAWSRFDNTFEGVACREVLRHVTPRAGAGFVTVHAYGGYTTNLPLQALLDDHTLFAFTHDGRQLAAEHGGPCRLVVPKLYFWKSAKWVRGIELTRQNQPGFWERNGYHLHGDPWKEERYSDPW; this is translated from the coding sequence GTGGCAGACACCACGCGGCTGAAACTTCCGCCCGGCCAGACGAAGACCGAGAAGTGGCCGGTGCTCCACTACGGCGGCATGCCCCGGGTCGACCAAGCGACGTGGATCTTTGAGGTGACCGGCGAGGTCGAGACGCCTGTCCGCTGGACGTGGGACGAGTTTTCGCGGCTGCCGCGCGCCCTCGTGCGCTGCGACATCCACTGCGTCACCGCGTGGTCGCGGTTCGACAACACCTTCGAAGGCGTCGCGTGCCGGGAGGTGTTGCGGCACGTCACCCCGAGAGCCGGCGCCGGTTTCGTGACCGTGCACGCGTACGGCGGATACACCACCAACCTCCCGCTCCAGGCCCTGCTCGACGACCATACGCTGTTCGCGTTCACGCACGACGGCCGCCAGCTTGCGGCCGAGCACGGTGGTCCCTGTCGCCTTGTCGTGCCGAAACTCTACTTCTGGAAGAGCGCGAAGTGGGTGCGCGGGATCGAGCTGACTCGCCAGAACCAGCCGGGATTCTGGGAGCGAAACGGCTACCACCTGCACGGCGATCCGTGGAAGGAAGAGCGGTACTCCGACCCCTGGTAG
- a CDS encoding phenylacetate--CoA ligase produces the protein MIWNVAAETMPRADLAALQVARLRDVARRVYDRVPFYRAAFDRAGVRPEQIRHVDDVRRLPMTRKTDLREHYPFGLFAVPMDQVVRVHASSGTTGKPTVVGYTRGDLGVWAEVCARSLAASGARPGDVFHNAYGYGLFTGGLGMHYGAELMGLTVVPVSGGNTERQLLLIQDFCPRVIACTPSYMLTLAEAAAARGLDPASLSLRIAVLGAEPWTGEMRRQIERRLPLKAVNIYGLSEVIGPGVSNECVEAQHGSHVFEDHFLVEAVDPGSGEPVPAGQPGELVFTTLTKEALPVIRYRTGDIASLDPTPCVCGRTHVRMSLVIGRTDDMLIIRGVNVFPSQVESVLVQFDELSPHYQLVVTRPRTLDALEARIEVSPARPGASGPLGSGTPAAEGLRDRIARQLRGVVGIAIEVTLAPPGTLPRSEGGKLRRVVDERTR, from the coding sequence ATGATCTGGAACGTGGCCGCCGAGACGATGCCCCGCGCGGACTTGGCGGCGCTCCAGGTCGCCCGGCTACGCGACGTGGCGCGGCGCGTGTACGATCGCGTGCCGTTCTATCGCGCGGCGTTCGACCGGGCCGGGGTTCGCCCCGAGCAGATCCGGCACGTCGACGACGTTCGCCGCCTACCGATGACGCGCAAGACCGACCTCCGCGAGCACTACCCGTTCGGGCTGTTCGCCGTGCCAATGGACCAGGTCGTGCGTGTGCACGCGTCGTCGGGGACCACCGGCAAGCCGACGGTGGTCGGGTACACGCGCGGCGACCTCGGCGTGTGGGCGGAGGTGTGCGCCCGTTCGCTCGCGGCGAGCGGCGCCCGACCCGGCGACGTCTTTCACAACGCCTACGGATACGGGCTGTTCACGGGCGGATTGGGCATGCACTACGGCGCGGAGCTGATGGGGCTCACCGTCGTGCCGGTCTCCGGCGGCAACACCGAGCGTCAACTGCTCTTGATTCAGGACTTCTGCCCGCGGGTGATCGCGTGCACGCCGTCGTACATGCTGACGCTCGCTGAGGCGGCGGCCGCGCGCGGTCTCGATCCCGCCTCCCTGTCGCTGCGGATCGCGGTGCTCGGGGCGGAGCCGTGGACCGGCGAGATGCGCCGGCAGATCGAGCGGCGGTTGCCACTCAAGGCGGTGAACATCTACGGCCTGAGCGAGGTGATCGGTCCGGGTGTGAGCAACGAGTGCGTCGAGGCACAACACGGGTCGCACGTGTTCGAGGATCATTTTCTCGTCGAGGCGGTCGACCCCGGTTCCGGGGAGCCGGTGCCCGCCGGCCAGCCCGGGGAGTTGGTGTTCACGACGCTGACCAAGGAAGCGCTGCCGGTGATCCGGTACCGGACGGGGGACATCGCGTCGCTCGACCCCACGCCGTGTGTCTGCGGCCGGACGCACGTGCGGATGTCGCTCGTGATCGGCCGCACCGATGACATGCTGATCATCCGCGGCGTCAACGTGTTCCCGTCGCAGGTGGAGTCGGTGCTCGTGCAGTTCGACGAGCTGTCGCCCCACTACCAGCTCGTCGTGACGCGGCCGCGCACGCTCGACGCGCTGGAGGCCCGGATCGAGGTCTCGCCGGCGCGGCCCGGCGCGTCGGGTCCGCTCGGGTCGGGCACCCCCGCGGCCGAGGGGCTTCGCGATCGCATCGCCAGGCAGCTTCGCGGGGTCGTCGGCATCGCGATCGAGGTGACCCTCGCGCCGCCGGGCACGCTGCCGCGCAGCGAAGGCGGAAAGCTCCGGCGGGTCGTGGACGAGCGCACGCGGTAG
- the fabF gene encoding beta-ketoacyl-ACP synthase II, translating into MRRQVVVTGVGAVTPIGLRAAGLYDGLRRERSAIDRITRFDAAPFNCQIAGEVREFDPAAYMDARRLRRLDRYAQFAVACARMAFDDAGLDLTDENHDAIGCFVGSALGGGAFAEEQHATFLSQGIRRIKPTLALAVFCGAASCNIAIEHDLRGPSSANSDSCASGTIAIGNAFRAVRDGYADVMIAGGVEVPLAPLVFGAFDLIRAMSTRNAEPARACRPFDRGRDGFVMAEGAALLVLEEREHARRRGAPAYGTVVGYGNSNDAHHMTAPLPSGAQAARAMRDALAEADLTPDQVDYVNAHASSTPLNDSAETLAIKQVFGDRAHDIPVSGTKPMHGHALGATGAIEAAICMLALRHGYIPPTLNLEDADPACDLDYVAGRGREASPRYVLSNSFGFGGINASLVFGRAG; encoded by the coding sequence ATGAGACGCCAGGTTGTGGTGACGGGAGTCGGTGCGGTCACGCCCATAGGGCTCCGCGCCGCCGGTCTCTACGACGGGCTGCGCCGGGAACGGTCCGCGATCGACCGCATCACCCGGTTCGACGCCGCGCCGTTCAACTGCCAGATCGCCGGTGAGGTGCGGGAGTTCGATCCGGCCGCCTACATGGACGCCAGGCGCCTGCGCCGGCTGGATCGCTACGCGCAGTTCGCGGTCGCGTGCGCACGCATGGCCTTCGACGACGCGGGCCTCGACCTCACCGACGAGAACCACGACGCAATCGGGTGCTTCGTCGGTTCCGCGCTCGGCGGAGGCGCGTTCGCGGAGGAGCAGCACGCGACGTTCCTGTCGCAGGGGATCCGCCGCATTAAGCCGACGCTCGCGTTGGCGGTGTTCTGCGGCGCCGCGTCGTGCAACATCGCGATCGAGCACGACCTGCGAGGGCCGAGCAGCGCCAACTCGGACAGCTGCGCGAGCGGAACGATCGCAATCGGCAACGCGTTCCGCGCGGTGCGCGACGGGTACGCCGACGTGATGATCGCCGGAGGCGTCGAGGTGCCGCTGGCGCCTCTCGTCTTCGGGGCGTTCGACCTGATCCGCGCGATGTCCACGCGCAACGCCGAGCCGGCGCGGGCGTGCCGACCGTTCGATCGTGGCAGGGACGGCTTCGTGATGGCCGAGGGCGCGGCGCTGCTGGTCCTGGAAGAACGCGAGCACGCGCGCCGGCGCGGCGCGCCGGCATATGGAACCGTCGTCGGGTACGGGAACTCGAACGACGCCCACCACATGACCGCGCCGTTGCCGTCTGGCGCCCAGGCGGCCCGGGCGATGCGCGACGCGCTCGCGGAAGCGGACCTCACGCCCGATCAGGTCGACTACGTCAACGCCCACGCGAGCAGTACGCCGCTCAACGACAGCGCCGAAACGCTGGCGATCAAGCAGGTGTTCGGTGACCGCGCGCACGACATCCCGGTCAGCGGCACGAAGCCGATGCACGGCCACGCCCTCGGCGCCACCGGCGCCATCGAGGCGGCGATCTGCATGCTCGCGCTGCGACACGGGTACATCCCCCCGACGCTGAACCTGGAAGACGCCGATCCGGCGTGCGACCTGGACTACGTGGCGGGGAGGGGCCGCGAGGCGTCGCCGCGCTATGTGCTCAGCAATTCCTTCGGGTTCGGCGGGATCAACGCGAGCCTGGTGTTCGGACGGGCGGGCTGA
- a CDS encoding SRPBCC family protein: protein MAAQARARRRPVAMHTETTIRIHGRVDAIFEYAACVEHWPEWLPHYRSVRILDTHGPERTIEMKARRGRLPVWWWARQVRLPAERRIRYTHLRGVTRGMEVEWRLEPGAAGDVHVTIVHELTLRWPLIGGAVARWIIGPVFVEPIAGRTLARIKALVEGGDA from the coding sequence ATGGCGGCGCAGGCACGCGCCCGGCGGCGGCCGGTGGCGATGCACACGGAGACTACGATCCGCATCCACGGCCGCGTGGACGCGATCTTCGAGTACGCGGCCTGCGTGGAACACTGGCCCGAGTGGCTGCCGCACTATCGCAGCGTCCGCATCCTCGACACGCACGGTCCTGAGCGCACCATTGAAATGAAGGCGCGACGCGGCCGGCTGCCGGTGTGGTGGTGGGCGCGGCAGGTGCGGCTGCCGGCGGAACGCCGGATCCGCTACACGCATCTGCGGGGCGTCACCCGCGGCATGGAGGTCGAGTGGCGCCTCGAGCCGGGCGCGGCGGGCGACGTGCACGTCACGATCGTGCACGAACTCACCCTGCGGTGGCCGCTCATCGGAGGTGCCGTGGCGCGGTGGATCATCGGTCCAGTGTTCGTCGAGCCCATCGCCGGGCGAACGCTGGCACGAATCAAGGCACTCGTCGAAGGAGGGGACGCATGA
- a CDS encoding FAD-dependent oxidoreductase — protein MTLTADVIVVGGGPAGSATAAALARRGCRVTLFERETFPRRKPCGDFLNAGCAAALERLGVRDAVAGAGARPVLGMHIVAPEGTAVTLRFGGRAGWALPRRALDQLLLAHAANTGVRVHQRVSAVAIERDGGRTRVTVAHRGTGATETHTAALVVGADGLRSLVARATGLGGPPRRGRYTVGTYLEGVLPLEDGGGGDVGEIHLRRERYCGVVYLPGGLANVTLALGRTELRAWRGAVEAGYWASLRGFPALSDRLARARRVDAVAATGPLAYWRRRCVADGIMLVGDAAAYIDPLTGQGVYLALRGAELAAATALRALDRTGPRLGSLGTYERDRRRELWGVFAISRVLQALAFRPGVASRTLRRLAARPELGAALIGAIGNFAAPGSVLRARFLAQALGVL, from the coding sequence ATGACGCTGACGGCCGACGTCATCGTCGTCGGAGGCGGCCCGGCGGGCAGCGCGACCGCCGCGGCGCTGGCCCGGCGGGGCTGCCGGGTGACGCTGTTCGAACGCGAGACGTTTCCCCGCCGGAAGCCGTGTGGCGACTTCCTGAATGCCGGCTGCGCCGCGGCGCTTGAACGTCTCGGCGTGCGCGACGCGGTGGCGGGCGCGGGCGCACGGCCTGTGCTCGGGATGCACATCGTAGCACCCGAAGGCACCGCGGTGACCCTGCGGTTCGGGGGACGCGCGGGATGGGCGCTGCCGCGTCGGGCGCTCGATCAGCTCCTTCTCGCTCACGCGGCAAACACCGGGGTGCGCGTGCACCAGCGCGTGAGCGCGGTGGCGATCGAGCGAGACGGCGGGAGGACGCGGGTGACGGTCGCGCATCGCGGCACCGGGGCCACCGAGACGCATACGGCCGCGCTGGTCGTGGGCGCGGACGGGCTTCGCTCCCTGGTGGCGCGCGCGACCGGCCTCGGCGGCCCGCCGCGCCGCGGGCGGTACACGGTCGGCACATACCTGGAGGGGGTGCTGCCGCTGGAGGACGGCGGCGGCGGGGATGTGGGCGAGATCCACCTGCGGCGCGAACGGTACTGTGGCGTCGTCTACCTGCCGGGCGGCCTCGCCAACGTCACACTCGCCCTCGGGCGCACGGAGCTGCGCGCGTGGCGAGGCGCGGTCGAGGCAGGGTACTGGGCATCGCTGCGGGGTTTCCCGGCGCTCTCGGACCGTCTGGCGCGGGCGCGGCGGGTCGATGCCGTGGCCGCGACGGGACCGCTCGCCTACTGGCGCCGCCGCTGCGTCGCCGACGGGATCATGCTTGTGGGTGACGCCGCGGCGTACATCGACCCGCTCACGGGTCAGGGTGTGTATCTGGCCCTGCGGGGCGCGGAACTGGCCGCGGCCACCGCGCTGCGCGCGCTGGACCGGACCGGACCTCGACTGGGGAGCCTCGGCACGTACGAACGAGACCGGCGACGGGAACTTTGGGGAGTCTTCGCGATCTCCCGGGTCTTGCAGGCGCTCGCATTCCGCCCCGGGGTCGCGAGCCGCACCCTCCGGCGCCTGGCCGCGCGGCCGGAGCTCGGGGCCGCCCTGATCGGGGCGATCGGGAACTTCGCCGCGCCGGGATCTGTGCTCCGCGCCAGATTCCTCGCGCAGGCGCTCGGGGTGTTGTGA
- a CDS encoding methyltransferase domain-containing protein yields MPMRTDARLPAQELMDDPACGEHELRQALRDLARINRSFGAHAFVRAYLDRALPVWRAHRAHATAPLRVLDVATGGGDVPAATARWAARRGVDVRVVAVDRHPTIVRLAREATARHPDISVVLADARALPFAAGSFDVGVCTLALHHMSDDDSAILLRELHRLARIGFLAVDLVRGRAGHTAVWLMTRLSRSALIRHDGPLSVRRARSVGEYRQLVQASGVPGLRVSTLPLFRVSLTRLE; encoded by the coding sequence ATGCCGATGCGGACCGACGCGCGCCTGCCCGCGCAGGAACTGATGGACGACCCGGCCTGCGGAGAACACGAGCTCCGCCAGGCGCTGCGGGATCTCGCCCGGATCAACCGGAGCTTCGGGGCGCATGCGTTCGTCCGGGCCTACCTCGACCGCGCGCTGCCGGTCTGGCGCGCCCACCGCGCGCACGCAACCGCTCCGCTCCGCGTGCTCGACGTCGCGACGGGCGGTGGCGACGTCCCGGCTGCCACGGCGCGCTGGGCCGCCCGGCGCGGTGTCGACGTGCGCGTCGTCGCGGTCGACCGCCACCCCACGATCGTGCGCCTGGCACGGGAGGCCACCGCACGCCACCCCGATATCAGCGTCGTGCTGGCGGACGCACGCGCGCTCCCGTTCGCCGCCGGCAGCTTCGACGTCGGCGTCTGCACGCTCGCGCTCCACCACATGAGCGATGACGACAGCGCGATCCTCCTCCGGGAACTGCACCGGCTCGCGCGCATCGGGTTTCTCGCCGTGGATCTCGTGCGCGGGCGCGCCGGCCACACGGCCGTGTGGCTGATGACGCGGTTGAGCCGCAGCGCCCTGATCCGTCATGACGGACCGCTCTCCGTCCGCCGGGCGCGCTCCGTGGGGGAGTATCGCCAGCTGGTCCAGGCGTCGGGCGTACCGGGCCTGCGCGTCTCCACGCTGCCGCTGTTTCGCGTCTCGCTGACGCGCCTCGAATGA
- a CDS encoding HAD-IA family hydrolase, producing MPHQVLTPPPPIRAACRRLLARPRPRFAILNVMPPRAVLFDFDGLIVDTEMPEYLAWQALYARHGLTFPMASWLKNVGRNDRPFDPFGPFRGDDPASVDAVQAEWRALYDSIEPSYMVPLPGVVPLLRRLRERGWRLAIGSSSRHARVASMVERLGLAGQFGAIAGGDEVPLAKPAPDVYLLAARRLEVPPDVCTVLEDSENGVRAAKAAGMRCIAVPSALTRSLDFSAADAVLDGLEHVTFEVLVAPEDGSGYTGPSSGGRR from the coding sequence GTGCCGCACCAAGTCTTGACGCCCCCGCCACCCATCCGCGCCGCATGCCGGCGGCTGCTCGCGCGGCCCCGGCCGCGATTTGCTATCCTGAACGTGATGCCGCCACGCGCCGTGCTGTTCGACTTCGATGGCCTGATCGTCGACACCGAGATGCCGGAATATCTCGCCTGGCAAGCGCTGTACGCGCGCCACGGGCTTACCTTTCCGATGGCGTCGTGGCTCAAGAACGTCGGCCGCAACGACCGGCCGTTCGATCCGTTCGGGCCGTTTCGCGGCGACGACCCCGCATCCGTCGACGCGGTGCAGGCGGAGTGGCGCGCGCTGTACGACTCGATCGAGCCCTCGTACATGGTCCCGCTGCCGGGCGTCGTGCCGCTGCTCCGCCGCCTCCGGGAGCGCGGGTGGCGGCTCGCGATCGGGTCGTCGTCCCGGCACGCCCGGGTCGCCTCGATGGTGGAACGGCTCGGCCTTGCGGGCCAGTTTGGCGCGATTGCGGGAGGGGACGAGGTTCCGCTCGCGAAGCCCGCCCCAGACGTCTATCTGCTGGCCGCGCGCCGGCTGGAGGTGCCACCGGACGTGTGCACGGTGCTCGAGGACAGCGAGAACGGCGTTCGCGCCGCGAAGGCCGCCGGCATGCGATGCATCGCCGTGCCGTCGGCGTTGACGCGCTCGCTCGACTTCTCCGCCGCGGATGCGGTGCTCGACGGTCTGGAGCACGTCACGTTCGAGGTGCTCGTTGCGCCCGAAGACGGGAGCGGATACACAGGGCCGTCGAGCGGTGGGCGGAGGTGA
- a CDS encoding cobalamin-binding protein, with translation MRIATLLPSATEIVCALGVAGDIVAVTHECDYPPEIRGRPVAVRPLIDAAASSREIDAQVTGALSRGEPLYRIDLDVLAAARPDLLITQDLCDVCALPSLDVEAVAARLPGSPRVVRLHPHTLDDVLGNILAVGEAARRGEAARQMVGRLRDRIAAVERAVRDRPRPRVFCMEWLDPPFCGGHWMPEIVERAGGHEVLGRHGRPSFRVEWDEIARAAPDVVVLTVCGFDVARTIRELGAIAGRPEWRALPAVVSGQVYATDASSFFSRSGPRVVDGMEILAAILHPDAEASTAPPGAWVRVTGELVGPAVSGG, from the coding sequence GTGAGGATCGCCACGCTCCTGCCGAGCGCCACGGAGATCGTCTGCGCCCTGGGGGTCGCCGGCGATATCGTGGCCGTGACGCACGAGTGCGACTATCCTCCGGAGATCCGCGGCCGGCCGGTCGCGGTGCGGCCGCTGATCGACGCCGCCGCGTCCAGTCGGGAGATCGACGCGCAGGTCACGGGTGCGCTCTCGCGTGGAGAGCCGCTGTACCGGATCGACCTGGACGTGCTCGCCGCCGCGCGGCCCGACCTGCTGATCACGCAGGATCTCTGCGACGTCTGCGCGCTGCCGAGCCTCGACGTAGAGGCGGTGGCGGCGCGCCTGCCCGGGTCGCCACGCGTGGTGCGGCTCCATCCCCACACGCTGGATGACGTCCTCGGGAACATTCTGGCGGTCGGGGAGGCCGCCCGGCGCGGGGAGGCCGCCCGGCAGATGGTGGGGCGTCTCCGGGATCGGATCGCCGCGGTGGAGCGTGCCGTACGTGATCGTCCGCGACCGCGCGTGTTCTGCATGGAGTGGCTCGATCCGCCGTTCTGCGGGGGCCACTGGATGCCCGAGATCGTGGAGCGCGCCGGGGGGCATGAGGTGCTGGGCCGACACGGACGCCCCTCGTTTCGGGTGGAGTGGGATGAGATCGCGCGCGCCGCGCCGGACGTGGTGGTGCTCACGGTGTGCGGGTTCGACGTGGCGCGCACGATCCGCGAACTCGGCGCGATCGCCGGGCGGCCGGAGTGGCGCGCGCTCCCCGCGGTCGTCTCCGGCCAGGTGTACGCAACCGACGCCAGCAGCTTCTTCAGCCGCTCGGGGCCGCGTGTCGTGGATGGGATGGAGATCCTCGCGGCAATCCTCCACCCCGACGCCGAGGCCTCGACGGCACCGCCCGGCGCCTGGGTCCGGGTGACGGGCGAGCTGGTGGGCCCGGCGGTGTCCGGCGGCTAA
- a CDS encoding proline dehydrogenase family protein, with the protein MDLSVNAVMRRGILRLSTHRGAAAWMRRYGMRLGAARFVAGETLDECVAVLRRLTDLGFETNTTLLGESVGDAAAATAIANEYLGVLDRLAHERLPTRLAVKLTHLGLNVGEELAYANVARLVERAAAHGQFVRMDMEESARVDPTLRIYRRLLAAGHANVGTVLQAYLYRTERDLEALLPLRPNLRLVKGAYLEPPDVAFPKKVDVDRNLVSLITRSLREGGYTAIATHDDHVIDQALVFVREQQIPRERYELQMLYGVRPQLQRDLRARGERVMVATPFGAEWYPYFMRRLAERPANVLFFVRNLLRR; encoded by the coding sequence GTGGACCTGTCCGTGAACGCGGTGATGCGCCGCGGTATCCTGAGGCTTTCGACGCACCGCGGCGCGGCCGCGTGGATGCGCCGGTACGGCATGCGGTTGGGCGCGGCGCGGTTCGTGGCCGGGGAGACGCTCGACGAGTGCGTCGCCGTCCTCCGGCGGCTCACCGATCTCGGGTTCGAAACCAACACGACCTTGCTCGGGGAAAGCGTCGGCGACGCCGCGGCCGCGACCGCGATCGCAAACGAGTACCTGGGAGTGCTGGACCGTCTTGCGCATGAGCGCCTCCCCACGCGACTCGCCGTGAAGCTGACGCACCTGGGGTTGAACGTCGGCGAGGAGCTGGCCTACGCCAACGTTGCCCGCCTCGTCGAACGGGCCGCGGCGCACGGGCAGTTCGTCCGAATGGACATGGAAGAGTCGGCGCGCGTGGATCCCACCCTGCGCATCTATCGACGGCTCCTCGCCGCCGGGCACGCCAACGTCGGCACGGTGCTGCAGGCGTACCTGTACCGGACGGAGCGCGACCTCGAGGCGCTACTCCCGCTCCGTCCAAATCTACGGCTGGTGAAGGGAGCCTACCTCGAGCCGCCGGACGTGGCGTTTCCCAAAAAGGTGGACGTCGACCGCAACTTGGTGAGCCTGATCACGCGGTCGCTCCGGGAAGGCGGGTACACTGCGATCGCGACCCACGACGACCACGTCATCGACCAGGCGCTGGTGTTCGTCCGCGAGCAGCAGATCCCTCGCGAGCGCTATGAACTGCAGATGCTGTACGGGGTGCGTCCGCAGTTGCAGCGTGATCTGCGGGCGCGCGGCGAGCGCGTGATGGTCGCGACGCCGTTTGGCGCGGAGTGGTATCCGTACTTCATGCGGAGGCTGGCCGAGCGCCCGGCGAACGTGCTGTTCTTCGTCCGTAATCTGTTGCGCCGGTAG